From Calothrix sp. PCC 6303, a single genomic window includes:
- a CDS encoding cyclic peptide export ABC transporter, which translates to MNLIWLLLQASWLQVAIAILAGLISGATTARLIALINSVVNGNYGDDLFWQFPLLAVIVIISGIISQILLINLSQNAVYRLRLRLSRGILASPLRHLEQVGASRLLATLTDDIATLSNTIYAIPFICVDIAIIVGCLVYLFLLSGFIFTFTIGFMMVAIGGIQLLINRAQYFLTSVRQEQDQLFKHFHTITDGIKELKLNTSRRQDFLHDELEVSAARYRNQNSAALLTFSISTGLGNLLFFVLVGLLLVVLPRVVDISPPVLSAYVLTLTYLLLPMQSILAKLQELVKGNVALQKIENIGLELAAKTEVNSLVIHPVSQTWHQLELHQVTHSYQSEQGDKSFTIGPIDLTFYPGEVVFIVGGNGSGKSSLGKIITGLYPPESGTIKLNKKVVFDENREWYRQHFTAIFADFYLFEKLLGLDSNCMETQAKQYLKELKLENKVTITNNQLSTTSLSQGQRKRLALLTAYLENRPIYLFDEWASDQDPFFRELFYHEILINLKKSGKTVIVISHDDRYFSVADRVIKLDYGKIEYDHASSNGHHKNFV; encoded by the coding sequence ATGAATCTAATTTGGCTTCTACTACAAGCGTCTTGGTTGCAAGTTGCGATCGCAATCTTAGCAGGATTGATTAGTGGTGCGACAACTGCAAGACTCATAGCTTTAATTAACAGCGTTGTTAATGGTAATTATGGAGATGACTTATTTTGGCAATTTCCCCTCCTTGCTGTGATTGTCATCATCAGTGGCATTATCTCCCAGATTTTATTAATCAATCTCTCCCAAAATGCTGTATATCGGTTGCGATTGCGTCTGAGTCGAGGGATTCTCGCTTCTCCGCTACGACATTTGGAACAAGTTGGTGCTAGTAGATTACTGGCGACTCTTACCGATGATATCGCTACACTTTCTAATACAATTTATGCCATACCCTTTATCTGTGTTGATATTGCGATAATTGTTGGTTGCTTAGTTTATTTATTTTTACTTTCTGGATTTATATTTACCTTTACCATCGGTTTTATGATGGTGGCAATTGGAGGAATTCAGTTACTAATCAATCGTGCCCAATATTTTCTCACTTCAGTTAGGCAAGAACAAGATCAACTCTTCAAACATTTTCACACCATAACTGACGGTATCAAGGAATTAAAATTAAATACCAGTCGTCGTCAAGATTTTTTGCATGATGAATTAGAAGTTAGTGCAGCTAGATATCGCAATCAAAATTCTGCCGCACTGTTGACTTTTTCTATCTCTACAGGTTTAGGTAATTTGCTTTTCTTTGTTCTTGTAGGGTTGTTATTAGTTGTTTTACCAAGGGTAGTTGATATTTCTCCCCCAGTTTTGTCAGCATATGTTTTAACTTTGACATATCTACTGTTGCCAATGCAGAGTATTTTGGCAAAACTACAGGAACTAGTTAAAGGTAATGTTGCACTACAAAAAATTGAAAATATAGGTTTAGAACTGGCAGCAAAAACAGAAGTAAATAGTTTAGTTATACATCCTGTTAGTCAAACTTGGCATCAGTTAGAACTGCATCAAGTTACCCACAGCTATCAAAGCGAACAAGGAGATAAATCATTTACAATAGGACCAATCGACTTAACCTTTTACCCTGGTGAAGTAGTTTTTATTGTTGGTGGCAACGGTAGCGGTAAATCAAGTCTCGGTAAAATTATTACTGGATTATATCCACCTGAATCTGGGACAATTAAATTAAATAAAAAAGTTGTATTTGACGAGAATCGTGAATGGTATCGACAACACTTTACTGCTATATTTGCCGATTTTTACTTGTTTGAAAAATTGCTTGGTTTAGATAGTAATTGTATGGAAACTCAAGCTAAACAATATTTGAAAGAACTAAAGCTTGAGAATAAAGTTACAATTACGAACAACCAATTATCAACAACTTCTCTTTCTCAGGGACAGCGAAAACGTCTAGCTTTATTAACAGCATATCTTGAAAATCGCCCAATTTATTTATTTGATGAATGGGCTTCTGATCAAGATCCTTTTTTTAGAGAATTATTCTACCACGAAATTTTAATAAACCTGAAAAAAAGTGGTAAAACCGTGATTGTCATTAGTCATGATGATCGCTATTTCTCTGTTGCTGATAGAGTGATTAAATTAGATTATGGCAAAATTGAGTATGATCATGCTTCATCTAATGGACATCATAAGAATTTTGTTTAG
- a CDS encoding isopenicillin N synthase family dioxygenase: MPKIQVIDFSLFTQGNVQDKQAVIQQIYEACHQTGFMYLQNIDICPKLINRVFEQNKSFFNLPLATKQQFAWNNELSNQGYVGIAKENLNPEQPGDFKEAFNITGFENGSIPSLFDASIPEFYQACTKLGNQILVAIALSLKLPLDFFTNHHNQDNHTMRSLCYPVPTNSSNNKLGAGEHSDYGSITLLFQDEISGLEIQETSGEWIAAPVIPGTVIVNTGDLMQRWTNDLFPSTKHRVVIPPDIQKPRYSIAFFCHPNYDTVILPLGVADAIASLPNCTKHKPAAYPPVLAGEYLLQRLKATY, translated from the coding sequence GTGCCTAAAATTCAAGTTATAGATTTTTCACTATTTACCCAAGGTAATGTTCAAGATAAACAAGCTGTAATTCAACAAATATATGAAGCTTGTCATCAAACTGGATTTATGTATCTACAAAATATCGATATTTGTCCAAAACTCATCAACAGAGTGTTTGAACAAAATAAATCCTTCTTCAATTTACCATTAGCAACGAAACAGCAATTTGCTTGGAATAACGAGTTAAGTAACCAAGGGTATGTAGGTATTGCTAAGGAAAATCTTAATCCTGAACAACCAGGAGATTTTAAAGAAGCTTTTAATATTACTGGATTTGAGAATGGTAGTATCCCCAGTTTATTTGATGCTTCGATTCCCGAATTTTACCAAGCTTGTACGAAACTAGGCAATCAAATCTTAGTAGCGATTGCACTCTCGCTAAAATTACCTTTAGATTTCTTCACCAACCACCACAACCAGGATAATCATACTATGCGATCGCTTTGTTATCCGGTGCCAACAAATTCGTCAAATAACAAACTAGGTGCTGGAGAACACTCAGATTACGGTAGTATTACGCTGCTATTTCAAGATGAAATTTCTGGGTTGGAGATACAGGAAACCTCTGGAGAATGGATAGCAGCACCCGTGATTCCGGGAACTGTGATTGTTAATACTGGTGATTTGATGCAACGCTGGACAAATGATTTATTTCCTTCCACAAAGCATCGGGTAGTGATTCCCCCAGATATCCAGAAACCCCGTTACTCCATTGCCTTCTTTTGTCATCCTAATTATGATACCGTCATACTGCCGTTGGGAGTGGCTGATGCGATCGCATCTTTGCCAAACTGCACAAAGCATAAACCTGCTGCTTATCCACCAGTTTTAGCAGGGGAATATCTATTACAGCGATTAAAAGCAACTTATTAA
- a CDS encoding AAA family ATPase, with product MNLPASNSSNTFPEIVGYAIVEQLYLGSRTVVYRAVQTTQQRLVVIKMLQREYPSSDELVQFRSQYTITKNLPSRGIVQPLGLESLGSSYALVMEDWGGVSLEKYTQQQSLDLMEVLTIALQLADILQDLSQHQVVHKDIKPANILIHPESKQVKLMDFSIASLLPKETQEIENPNILEGTLAYLAPEQSGRMNRGIDYRADFYALGVTLYQLLSGTLPFISEDPLELLHCHIAKIPQPVNQVNLAIPEMVAAIVSKLMAKNAEERYQTAIGLKYDLQQCLTQWEETGEILAFELGQRDVSDRFLIPEKLYGRAAEVQALLDAFDRVAAGSSELTLVAGFSGIGKTAIVNEVHKPITRQNGYFIKGKFDQFNRNIPFSAFVQAFRSLIAQLLSDNDAQLQIWKTQILAALGDNSQVIIEVIPELEWVIGSQPPAVELSGTAAQNRFNRLFQKFIQVFTTPEHPLVMFLDDLQWADSASLNLIQVLMAESTTGYLLLLGAYRDNEVFAAHPLMLTLDTVCKAGATVNEITLQPLSQPSLNQLIADTLHCAEQLAQPLTELVMQKTQGNPFFATQFLKALYQDKLIIFAADAGHWQCDIVRVQDAALTDDVVEFMALQLQKLPQATQGILKLAACIGSQFDLPTLAIVCEESITETATGLWAALQDGFIVPLDRIYKFFQVDSESRNENPGNLTLLDADGCKYRFLHDRVQQAAYSLIPPDRANAVHLQIGRLLLARIPVATLDLQIFQIVNQLNYGISLITAAPERQELAQLNQQAAQQAKAATAYDAALKYADTGLELLPSQSWATQYPITLELYQLAAEVAYLNGNYKRTIELLAIGLAQTKHQLDRVKFYEIQILVLVGQNQPRQAVEYARKALSNFGVYLPQKPSPLKTAWGFLTTVYRMIEKSPQDLLKLPPMSAPKKLAACSLFNSVGAATAAGMPEMLPFITFEGIALYLRYGNVPKSSMGYIIYAYLICEKFGQVNRGYAIGKAAIELCHQYNSKAALAPTLFLWHRFIAYRQESRHETLPVLLQAYQVSLEVGDVEYAAYSLITHFNEAYWLGHNLQDIQQEAIAILPTVQDLQQPAMTLLHQLTCQKIESLTTVTLDPCQLNGQWFDENAIADRDLANNNQIYTSFTKLNLAVLFHRYPVAMAEIPVIEQRLQLLDGTALKLSFYFYAALGRLGQYPQLTKKQQQATIAKIRASRQHIAKLAKTAPMNYQQQVLLLDAELLRISGKWSQAADLYDQAIAAAQTNLYLQEEALANELAARFYLNLGKEKVAAGYMQEAYYCYAKWGATAKTADLETSYPQLLRPILQSEFQPINMLKTLASISAPNYSIHSSANSSRGSNSSFNTVLDFVAILKVSQSLAGTIELDELLCQFTQIILQNSGGDRCALMLPNLDGEWSVVAIATPEANEICAEPLEGNTKLPVQLIQYVKNTHETVIIHDGKTESPIADPYLNQRQPKSVLCLPILNKGKLMGILYLKNLNSSGVFTSDRLLLLNFLCTQAAIALENAQLYRASRQSTAELQVILAQLQQSENRFKDLFHQSAYAIVLLGQQGFIECNPAAFKLFGYTPDELYKMHPSQISPEFQANGQSSLEAANEMMVIAAKNGSHQFEWLHQRANGEIFWTEVMVTLIPYAEEHIFHGVVIDISDRKQAELQLQQTNEELIRATRLKDQFLANMSHELRTPLNAILGMTEGLTEQVFGNVNDRQLKALATIERSGSHLLELINDILDVAKIESGHIELDFTPTSTTSLCQASLTFIKQQAHTKQITLETKFPANLPDLMGDERRIRQVIINLLNNAVKFTPAGGRITLEVKNTRPSFLQISITDTGIGISPANIKKLFQPFIQIDSSLNRQYEGTGLGLALVKRIVELHGGSVGLTSEVGVGSCFSVELPCVNATAQRLQLESTTSADNLESAVCAVTSPLILLAEDNSANISTISSYLEAKGYRLVVANNGQEAIDLVKSARPDLVLMDIQMPGMDGFEAMQEIRSHPQFADLPIIALTALAMTGDREKCIAAGANDYISKPIKLKNLAQSIQQLLVTPDSEQNLN from the coding sequence ATGAACCTTCCAGCAAGCAATTCTTCTAATACATTCCCTGAAATTGTAGGCTATGCCATTGTTGAACAGTTATATCTGGGGTCTCGAACAGTAGTGTATCGAGCGGTGCAGACAACTCAGCAGCGGCTGGTAGTGATCAAGATGCTGCAGCGTGAGTATCCAAGTTCTGATGAGTTGGTGCAGTTTCGTAGCCAGTATACAATTACCAAAAATCTGCCCAGTCGTGGCATTGTCCAACCATTGGGTTTGGAGTCATTAGGGAGTAGTTATGCTCTGGTGATGGAGGATTGGGGTGGTGTTTCCTTAGAAAAATACACTCAGCAGCAGTCATTGGATTTAATGGAGGTGTTGACAATCGCCCTCCAACTCGCTGATATTCTCCAAGATCTGAGCCAGCACCAGGTAGTACATAAAGACATCAAACCCGCTAATATTCTGATTCATCCTGAGTCGAAACAGGTCAAGCTGATGGACTTTAGTATTGCCTCCTTGCTGCCAAAAGAAACCCAGGAAATCGAAAATCCTAACATTTTGGAAGGAACCCTAGCCTATCTGGCACCGGAACAAAGTGGACGGATGAATCGTGGTATTGATTATCGGGCTGATTTCTATGCGTTAGGCGTGACGCTCTATCAGTTATTGAGTGGCACCTTACCCTTTATATCAGAAGATCCCCTAGAACTGTTACATTGCCATATTGCTAAGATCCCTCAACCAGTTAATCAGGTGAATTTAGCTATCCCTGAGATGGTGGCGGCGATCGTGTCTAAACTGATGGCTAAAAATGCGGAAGAACGCTATCAAACCGCAATCGGACTCAAATACGATTTACAACAATGCCTGACACAATGGGAAGAAACAGGGGAAATCCTAGCCTTTGAGTTGGGGCAACGAGATGTAAGCGATCGCTTCCTCATTCCCGAAAAGCTCTACGGTCGCGCAGCCGAAGTCCAAGCTTTATTAGATGCCTTTGACCGTGTTGCAGCGGGTAGTTCCGAACTGACGCTAGTGGCGGGGTTTTCTGGAATTGGTAAAACGGCGATCGTGAATGAAGTCCATAAACCAATCACCCGCCAAAACGGTTATTTTATCAAAGGCAAGTTCGATCAATTCAACCGCAATATTCCCTTCAGTGCCTTTGTGCAAGCCTTTCGGAGTTTAATAGCACAGTTGTTGAGTGACAACGACGCGCAACTGCAAATCTGGAAAACCCAAATTCTGGCAGCCTTGGGAGATAACAGTCAGGTCATCATCGAGGTGATTCCAGAACTCGAATGGGTGATTGGCTCGCAACCACCAGCGGTTGAATTGTCGGGAACTGCGGCTCAGAATCGATTTAATCGTCTATTTCAAAAGTTCATTCAAGTTTTTACGACTCCAGAGCATCCCTTGGTGATGTTTCTGGATGATTTGCAATGGGCGGATTCTGCTTCCTTGAACTTGATCCAGGTCTTGATGGCAGAATCGACTACTGGCTATTTACTACTGCTGGGAGCCTATCGGGATAACGAGGTTTTTGCGGCGCATCCATTGATGTTGACCCTAGATACAGTGTGCAAAGCGGGGGCAACGGTGAATGAGATTACCCTCCAACCCCTCAGCCAGCCCAGCTTAAATCAGTTGATCGCCGATACCCTGCACTGTGCGGAGCAGTTAGCGCAGCCCTTGACCGAACTGGTGATGCAAAAAACTCAGGGCAATCCCTTCTTTGCTACCCAGTTTCTCAAAGCCTTATATCAAGACAAGCTGATCATTTTTGCTGCGGATGCTGGGCATTGGCAGTGTGATATCGTCCGCGTGCAAGATGCTGCTTTGACAGATGACGTGGTGGAATTTATGGCGTTGCAGTTGCAAAAACTGCCCCAAGCAACTCAAGGCATCTTGAAATTAGCGGCTTGTATTGGTTCACAGTTTGATTTGCCAACCTTGGCGATCGTCTGCGAAGAATCGATTACCGAGACGGCAACAGGTCTGTGGGCAGCCCTTCAGGACGGATTTATCGTCCCCCTCGATCGAATTTACAAATTTTTTCAGGTGGATAGTGAGAGCCGGAATGAAAATCCAGGAAACCTCACCCTGCTAGATGCGGATGGTTGTAAGTACCGATTTTTACACGATCGGGTGCAGCAGGCTGCCTACTCCTTGATTCCCCCAGACCGAGCCAATGCAGTTCACCTCCAAATCGGGCGGCTACTATTAGCCCGCATCCCCGTAGCTACTCTCGATCTACAGATATTTCAAATTGTCAATCAACTCAACTATGGAATATCCCTAATTACCGCTGCACCAGAGCGGCAAGAACTGGCTCAACTTAACCAACAAGCTGCTCAACAGGCAAAAGCGGCAACTGCCTATGATGCGGCGCTGAAATATGCTGATACAGGACTAGAACTTTTACCCTCACAGTCTTGGGCAACACAATATCCAATCACCTTAGAACTCTATCAACTAGCGGCTGAAGTTGCCTACCTGAATGGCAATTACAAGCGGACGATCGAGCTACTCGCCATCGGGTTGGCGCAGACTAAACATCAGTTAGATCGGGTCAAATTTTATGAAATTCAAATTTTGGTGTTAGTGGGTCAAAATCAACCCCGTCAAGCGGTGGAGTATGCCCGTAAAGCATTGTCTAACTTTGGTGTATATCTACCCCAAAAACCATCCCCCCTCAAAACGGCATGGGGATTTTTGACGACAGTCTATCGAATGATCGAGAAAAGCCCGCAAGACTTGCTCAAACTGCCCCCAATGTCGGCACCAAAAAAATTAGCAGCTTGTAGTTTGTTTAATAGTGTTGGGGCGGCGACGGCGGCGGGGATGCCGGAAATGCTGCCCTTTATTACTTTTGAGGGTATTGCCTTGTATTTACGCTACGGTAATGTGCCTAAATCTTCCATGGGTTATATTATCTACGCTTATTTAATCTGCGAAAAATTCGGTCAAGTCAATCGAGGGTATGCTATTGGCAAAGCGGCGATCGAACTATGCCATCAATACAATTCTAAGGCGGCGCTGGCACCCACTTTGTTTCTCTGGCATCGTTTCATTGCCTATCGGCAAGAATCTCGACACGAAACCCTTCCTGTGTTACTACAAGCCTATCAAGTGAGCCTGGAAGTTGGTGATGTGGAGTATGCCGCCTATAGTTTAATTACGCACTTTAATGAAGCTTATTGGCTCGGACACAATCTTCAAGATATTCAGCAAGAGGCGATCGCCATTTTGCCAACGGTGCAAGATCTTCAGCAACCGGCAATGACCTTGCTGCATCAACTCACCTGTCAGAAAATAGAAAGCCTAACCACAGTTACTCTAGATCCTTGCCAATTGAACGGTCAATGGTTTGATGAGAATGCGATCGCTGATCGAGATCTCGCCAATAATAATCAAATTTATACCAGTTTCACCAAACTCAATTTAGCCGTACTATTTCATCGTTATCCAGTAGCGATGGCAGAGATTCCTGTCATCGAACAGCGGCTGCAATTGCTTGATGGTACTGCCCTAAAACTGTCATTCTATTTTTATGCAGCACTAGGACGGTTGGGGCAATACCCGCAGCTAACTAAAAAACAACAGCAAGCAACGATCGCCAAAATTCGGGCTAGTCGTCAACACATCGCCAAATTAGCCAAAACAGCCCCAATGAATTATCAGCAGCAAGTATTGTTGCTAGATGCCGAACTGCTGCGGATCTCTGGTAAATGGAGCCAAGCAGCAGACTTATACGATCAGGCGATCGCGGCTGCCCAAACTAATCTTTATCTCCAGGAAGAAGCCCTAGCCAATGAACTAGCTGCAAGATTTTATCTTAACTTGGGCAAAGAAAAAGTCGCTGCTGGCTACATGCAGGAAGCCTACTATTGTTATGCCAAATGGGGAGCCACTGCCAAAACCGCAGATCTAGAAACCTCCTATCCCCAACTATTGCGCCCTATTCTGCAATCTGAGTTTCAGCCCATCAACATGCTGAAAACCTTGGCGAGTATTTCAGCACCCAATTATTCAATTCATTCCTCGGCTAATTCTAGTCGTGGCTCCAATAGTAGTTTTAATACAGTGCTGGATTTTGTCGCTATTCTCAAAGTCTCCCAAAGCCTTGCCGGAACGATCGAACTCGATGAGTTACTATGCCAATTCACTCAAATTATCTTACAAAACTCTGGGGGCGATCGCTGTGCCTTAATGCTGCCCAATCTTGATGGGGAATGGTCTGTAGTTGCTATTGCCACCCCTGAAGCAAATGAAATCTGTGCAGAACCGCTAGAGGGTAATACCAAGCTACCTGTTCAGTTGATTCAGTACGTCAAAAACACCCACGAAACAGTAATTATTCATGATGGCAAAACCGAGTCGCCAATTGCCGACCCATATTTAAATCAGCGACAACCGAAAAGCGTCTTGTGCTTACCAATCCTGAATAAAGGAAAACTGATGGGGATTTTGTACTTAAAAAATCTCAACAGTAGTGGCGTGTTCACCAGCGATCGCCTGTTGCTGCTCAACTTCCTCTGTACCCAAGCTGCCATTGCGCTAGAAAATGCCCAACTTTATCGAGCATCCCGCCAATCTACCGCAGAACTCCAGGTAATATTAGCTCAATTACAACAATCGGAGAACCGATTTAAAGACCTTTTTCATCAATCAGCCTATGCCATTGTATTGTTAGGTCAACAAGGCTTTATTGAGTGTAACCCAGCGGCGTTCAAACTCTTTGGTTATACCCCAGACGAACTGTATAAAATGCATCCCTCTCAAATTTCTCCAGAATTTCAGGCAAACGGTCAATCGTCCTTAGAGGCAGCGAATGAAATGATGGTGATTGCCGCCAAAAATGGTAGTCATCAATTTGAGTGGCTCCATCAACGGGCAAATGGGGAGATTTTTTGGACTGAAGTGATGGTGACGTTAATTCCCTACGCTGAAGAACACATTTTTCATGGGGTGGTGATCGATATTAGCGATCGCAAACAAGCAGAACTACAACTCCAGCAAACCAACGAAGAACTAATCCGCGCCACCCGCCTCAAGGATCAGTTTCTCGCCAACATGAGCCATGAGTTGCGTACTCCCCTCAATGCCATCCTGGGGATGACGGAAGGGTTGACAGAACAGGTGTTTGGTAATGTAAACGACCGTCAACTCAAAGCCTTAGCCACCATCGAACGCAGTGGTTCCCATCTACTCGAACTAATTAACGACATTCTCGATGTTGCCAAAATCGAATCTGGTCACATTGAGCTAGATTTTACACCCACATCCACCACCTCCCTCTGCCAAGCTAGTCTGACCTTTATCAAGCAACAAGCCCATACCAAACAGATTACCCTTGAAACCAAATTCCCCGCAAATCTGCCAGATTTGATGGGAGACGAACGCCGGATTCGCCAGGTCATAATCAACCTTTTGAATAATGCGGTCAAGTTTACCCCAGCGGGTGGACGAATTACCCTAGAAGTAAAAAATACTCGACCAAGTTTCCTGCAAATTAGTATTACCGACACGGGAATTGGTATTTCACCCGCAAACATCAAAAAACTCTTTCAACCCTTCATCCAAATCGATAGTTCCCTCAATCGTCAATATGAGGGTACGGGGTTGGGACTAGCTTTGGTCAAGCGAATCGTCGAACTCCACGGCGGTAGCGTAGGCTTGACTAGTGAGGTGGGTGTAGGTAGTTGTTTCTCGGTGGAGCTACCCTGTGTTAATGCAACAGCACAGAGGTTACAACTGGAGTCTACAACTTCAGCAGACAACCTCGAATCAGCGGTTTGCGCCGTTACCTCGCCCCTGATACTCTTAGCTGAAGACAATAGCGCGAACATTAGCACAATTTCCAGCTATTTAGAAGCCAAGGGTTATCGACTGGTGGTCGCAAATAATGGGCAAGAAGCGATTGATCTAGTTAAATCTGCGCGTCCCGATTTGGTGTTGATGGATATCCAAATGCCGGGGATGGATGGATTTGAGGCGATGCAAGAAATTCGTAGCCATCCGCAATTTGCCGATTTACCGATTATTGCTCTGACTGCCCTGGCTATGACTGGCGATCGGGAAAAATGTATCGCTGCTGGTGCTAATGATTATATTAGTAAGCCGATTAAGCTCAAAAACTTAGCACAGTCGATTCAACAACTATTAGTAACACCTGACTCCGAACAAAACCTGAATTAA
- a CDS encoding glycosyltransferase family 2 protein: protein MLNKGYCVVGGNVFFSVVIPTYNRKPILEKCLKALESQQLSSLSVITDYEIVVIDDGSTDGTIEWLQQYQSEFPHVRTVEQNHQGAAAARNLGVEKALGDTIIFIDSDLVVTETFLQSHADALVEGQNKLGNDQFFTYGAVINTSNFENPTAEPYKITDFSRAFFATGNVAIPKHWLEKAGLFDTGFKLYGWEDLELGVRLKNLGLKLIKCPQAVGYHWHPAFNIEQIPQLIDQEIQRGKMGVVFYQKHPTLDVRMMIQMTLFHKILWGTLTLNGFLNERTMLPLLKWLISIGQSRLALELARIFLNWYNVKGVYQAYAEMKS, encoded by the coding sequence ATGCTAAATAAGGGTTATTGTGTTGTAGGGGGAAATGTGTTTTTTAGTGTTGTAATTCCGACATATAATCGCAAACCGATTCTCGAAAAATGTCTGAAAGCTTTAGAATCTCAACAGTTGAGTTCATTAAGTGTCATTACTGATTACGAAATTGTAGTTATTGATGATGGCTCCACCGATGGAACTATAGAATGGTTGCAGCAGTATCAAAGTGAATTCCCCCATGTCCGCACCGTTGAACAAAATCACCAAGGTGCAGCAGCTGCAAGAAATCTAGGTGTGGAAAAAGCACTTGGTGACACAATTATATTTATTGATAGCGATTTAGTTGTAACAGAAACATTTTTGCAATCCCACGCAGATGCATTGGTAGAGGGGCAAAATAAATTAGGTAACGATCAATTTTTTACCTATGGTGCAGTAATTAATACGAGTAATTTTGAAAATCCCACCGCTGAACCCTATAAAATAACTGATTTTTCACGAGCTTTTTTTGCTACTGGAAATGTCGCTATTCCTAAACATTGGTTAGAAAAAGCTGGCTTATTTGATACTGGTTTTAAGCTTTATGGATGGGAAGATTTAGAACTGGGAGTGAGATTAAAAAATCTGGGTCTCAAACTGATTAAATGTCCCCAAGCTGTAGGATATCACTGGCATCCAGCATTTAATATTGAACAAATACCCCAATTAATCGATCAAGAAATTCAACGCGGTAAAATGGGAGTTGTATTCTATCAAAAACATCCAACTTTAGATGTCAGAATGATGATTCAGATGACTTTATTCCACAAAATACTCTGGGGTACTCTGACTCTAAATGGATTTTTGAATGAGCGGACAATGTTACCATTATTAAAATGGTTAATTAGCATCGGGCAATCTCGATTAGCATTAGAATTAGCACGAATATTTTTGAATTGGTACAACGTCAAGGGTGTTTACCAAGCTTACGCGGAGATGAAAAGTTAA
- the tnpA gene encoding IS200/IS605 family transposase, whose amino-acid sequence MKNDFVSKGRSVSDLKVHLVLTTKYRRKAFTNPMLDRLHLIFEDLLIKWDCKLVEFNGEDNHVHLLFQYHPDIELSKLVNNLKSVSSRKLRQEFAEHLESFYSKDVFWNGSYFIASCGGVTVSTLRKYIENQEKPEM is encoded by the coding sequence ATGAAAAATGATTTTGTTTCAAAAGGTCGTTCCGTCAGTGATTTAAAAGTTCACCTCGTTTTAACAACCAAATACAGACGAAAAGCTTTTACGAATCCCATGTTGGATCGATTACATCTGATTTTTGAAGATTTATTGATTAAATGGGATTGTAAATTGGTTGAATTTAATGGCGAAGATAATCACGTACATTTACTTTTTCAATATCATCCCGACATAGAGTTAAGCAAGTTAGTTAATAATTTAAAATCAGTATCGTCTCGAAAACTACGACAAGAGTTTGCAGAACATCTTGAGAGTTTTTATAGTAAAGATGTTTTTTGGAACGGTTCGTATTTTATCGCTAGTTGCGGAGGGGTAACAGTTTCTACTTTGAGAAAATATATTGAAAATCAAGAAAAACCCGAAATGTAA